The following proteins are encoded in a genomic region of Synechococcus sp. CBW1002:
- a CDS encoding class I SAM-dependent methyltransferase codes for MQSLKALPPLHDSCEIGISQEIESQQVASVTAMEPSCHPGLKFTPRWNDPEFQWRKEANQYYNDQWINRYNLHRDERDLARLNIEGMDVSDSQHFQIGWLRNIDRLIDMTPPKFNPFYFRLLDVGCGSGISTIYFAENYRFKTYSGFDFSEELISTSRKNLLQFSTLRQEQIPITFFVDDARSHKLIAQPSFVYMFNPFGFRTADLFIRNNLQTLRSTGSILAIAEDTWITELSAAGLHKGIIRKSSYNLSLVFY; via the coding sequence ATGCAAAGCCTCAAGGCCTTGCCTCCCCTGCATGATTCCTGTGAAATCGGAATCAGCCAAGAGATAGAATCTCAACAAGTTGCTTCCGTGACCGCCATGGAGCCCAGCTGCCATCCTGGCCTTAAGTTTACACCAAGGTGGAATGATCCTGAATTCCAGTGGAGAAAAGAAGCCAATCAATACTACAATGATCAATGGATCAATCGATACAATCTTCATCGAGACGAAAGAGACTTGGCAAGACTGAACATCGAGGGAATGGATGTCAGCGATTCGCAGCATTTTCAGATCGGATGGTTAAGAAATATCGACAGGCTGATAGACATGACACCACCTAAATTCAATCCCTTTTACTTCCGCCTTCTTGACGTTGGCTGCGGCAGCGGAATATCGACAATCTACTTCGCAGAAAACTACAGGTTCAAAACCTATAGCGGCTTTGATTTCTCGGAGGAACTCATCAGCACCTCAAGAAAGAATTTGCTGCAGTTTTCGACCCTGCGCCAGGAGCAGATTCCGATCACATTTTTCGTCGACGACGCGCGCAGTCATAAGCTGATCGCGCAGCCGTCATTCGTCTACATGTTTAATCCATTTGGATTCAGGACCGCCGATTTATTCATTCGCAACAATCTGCAGACCTTAAGATCCACAGGAAGCATCCTTGCGATTGCCGAGGACACGTGGATCACGGAATTATCTGCAGCAGGACTTCACAAAGGGATCATTAGAAAATCATCGTATAATTTGTCGCTGGTATTTTACTGA
- a CDS encoding IS5 family transposase has translation MYRRHNNGQISIKEFHLPFGGTLDPENRWVQLEGLIPWDELEETYAPQFSATIGAPAKSVRMAFGALYIKQKLGLTDEETVHQIRENAYIQFFLGFAGYTAKAPFDASMMVHFRKRFSDEDLRRINELVVQRGKEILLEALAQAADDDDHDDRDSSGGGAQLELDALIKPADWPEGKNWGTLTIDASCTPADITYPRDLKLLNEARTTTERVIDDLCSQSSGFRRHRPRYDRGLARAHFLRVAKQKRPRRRKVKAAIKHQLGYVRQNLKAIDALIGCGARLSELKRHWWQKLLACSELERQQGLLLASQTNSIPDRLVNLVQTHIRPMVRGKARAAVEFGAKISVSVQNGFPFLHRISWNPYNEGEDLIAQAEKYKLDTGSYPERICADRIYITAKNRHFCTRNGIRLSGKRLGRPPKDPDVTTAHKHQLRSDQARRNEVEGVFGSGKRKYSLDLIMARLPAGAESSISMAFVVMCAEKVLRLLRLFFVLLFGWIYSFFMAWSAIRAPEGICKPCF, from the coding sequence ATGTACCGGAGGCACAATAACGGTCAGATCTCAATCAAGGAGTTCCACCTGCCATTTGGCGGCACACTTGATCCCGAGAATCGCTGGGTTCAACTGGAGGGGCTGATCCCATGGGATGAGCTGGAAGAAACCTATGCCCCTCAATTCAGCGCCACAATTGGCGCTCCAGCCAAATCAGTGAGAATGGCCTTTGGTGCTCTCTACATCAAACAGAAGTTAGGGCTCACCGACGAAGAGACAGTCCATCAGATCAGAGAGAACGCCTATATTCAGTTCTTTCTCGGCTTTGCGGGCTACACAGCTAAGGCACCGTTTGATGCCTCGATGATGGTGCACTTTCGCAAGCGTTTTTCTGACGAGGATCTGCGCCGTATCAACGAGCTGGTGGTGCAGCGCGGCAAAGAGATCCTTCTGGAAGCACTTGCTCAGGCAGCAGACGATGACGACCATGATGATCGTGATTCCAGTGGAGGAGGCGCTCAGCTAGAACTTGATGCGTTGATCAAGCCTGCTGACTGGCCAGAAGGAAAGAATTGGGGCACTCTCACGATTGATGCCAGTTGCACTCCAGCCGACATCACCTATCCCAGAGACCTCAAGCTCCTCAACGAGGCTCGCACAACGACCGAGCGAGTCATTGATGATCTGTGCAGTCAGTCATCGGGATTCAGGAGACATCGACCTCGCTACGACCGTGGCCTTGCTCGTGCTCATTTCCTGAGAGTGGCGAAGCAAAAACGACCACGTCGCCGCAAAGTGAAGGCTGCCATTAAACATCAGCTTGGCTATGTGCGGCAGAATCTCAAGGCCATTGATGCTCTGATCGGCTGCGGGGCAAGGCTTTCCGAGCTTAAGAGGCATTGGTGGCAGAAGTTGTTGGCCTGCAGCGAGTTGGAGCGGCAACAGGGCCTTCTGCTCGCCTCTCAGACCAACAGCATTCCAGACCGCCTGGTGAATCTTGTGCAGACCCATATCCGCCCAATGGTGCGAGGCAAAGCACGTGCTGCGGTGGAGTTTGGAGCCAAAATCAGTGTTTCGGTTCAAAACGGCTTTCCGTTCTTGCACCGCATAAGCTGGAACCCCTACAACGAAGGAGAAGACCTTATCGCTCAGGCGGAAAAATACAAGCTGGATACAGGATCTTACCCAGAGCGAATCTGCGCCGACCGGATTTATATCACGGCCAAGAATAGGCATTTCTGCACGAGGAACGGTATTCGCCTCTCCGGCAAGCGATTGGGTCGCCCGCCCAAGGATCCTGATGTCACCACTGCACACAAGCACCAGCTCCGATCTGATCAAGCTCGACGCAATGAAGTGGAAGGCGTCTTTGGCTCTGGAAAGCGCAAGTATTCCCTGGATCTGATCATGGCTCGTCTACCAGCTGGTGCCGAATCCTCCATCTCGATGGCCTTTGTCGTGATGTGCGCGGAAAAGGTCTTGAGGCTGCTGCGCCTCTTTTTTGTCCTTCTTTTTGGGTGGATCTACAGCTTTTTTATGGCCTGGTCAGCGATCAGAGCGCCTGAGGGCATCTGCAAGCCATGCTTTTGA
- a CDS encoding IS3 family transposase — protein sequence MAARRGVLIPSEQRNKAMDFLHEGLNAGASIKAVADLIGICSRTLRRWGLDISGQGFSVDRRKGAPREVAHRFTAKERQRVIDSVNDPRFADLAPAQIVAILAEERMYVGSESTIYRIMRQEGLLNHRGRARSPREPRPVPVLEATGVYQVLAWDITLLPGHVKGQFYYLYMVMDVWSRRILGVEVHERECSVLASAFFDRVCRDEGINKETAAVLHSDNGAPMRSFALAAKMAELGVSLSFSRPRVSNDNAYAESWFRTMKYHQSYPLRRFRELLSVKAWVDGFVEWYNAEHRHSGIKYVTPNQRHYGQVDGICAIRQKTYEEARQKNPQRWSRHIRDWSQPQVVSINHPRPQQPIAT from the coding sequence TTGGCTGCAAGAAGAGGAGTCCTGATTCCGTCAGAGCAGAGAAATAAAGCCATGGACTTTCTCCATGAAGGCCTCAATGCAGGAGCTTCCATCAAGGCTGTTGCTGATCTGATCGGCATCTGTTCACGCACTCTGCGGCGCTGGGGGCTTGATATCAGCGGCCAGGGATTCAGTGTGGACCGCCGCAAGGGTGCCCCACGTGAAGTGGCTCACAGATTCACGGCAAAAGAGCGGCAGCGGGTGATTGACTCCGTCAATGATCCGCGCTTTGCCGATCTTGCGCCTGCTCAGATCGTGGCCATTCTTGCTGAGGAGAGAATGTATGTGGGTTCAGAGTCGACGATCTATCGCATCATGCGGCAGGAAGGCCTGCTGAATCATCGTGGCAGGGCCCGCTCTCCCCGCGAGCCAAGACCAGTCCCGGTGCTGGAGGCAACAGGAGTTTACCAAGTGCTGGCCTGGGATATCACCCTGTTGCCCGGCCATGTCAAGGGTCAATTCTACTACCTCTACATGGTGATGGATGTGTGGAGCCGCCGCATCCTTGGAGTGGAAGTGCATGAGCGCGAATGCAGCGTGCTCGCCAGCGCATTCTTTGATCGCGTCTGCCGCGATGAAGGAATCAACAAGGAGACTGCTGCGGTCCTGCACTCGGACAATGGCGCCCCCATGCGCTCATTCGCCTTGGCGGCCAAGATGGCGGAGCTGGGTGTTTCGCTCTCGTTCTCCAGGCCGCGCGTCAGCAACGACAACGCCTACGCTGAATCATGGTTCCGTACCATGAAGTACCACCAGAGTTATCCGCTACGGCGCTTCCGGGAACTGCTCTCGGTAAAAGCCTGGGTGGATGGCTTTGTCGAGTGGTACAACGCTGAGCACCGGCACAGCGGCATCAAGTACGTGACGCCCAATCAGCGGCACTACGGCCAGGTCGATGGGATCTGTGCCATCCGGCAGAAGACCTACGAAGAAGCTCGGCAGAAGAATCCGCAGCGCTGGAGTCGTCACATCCGTGACTGGAGCCAGCCACAGGTTGTGAGCATCAACCATCCCCGTCCGCAGCAACCTATCGCTACTTGA
- a CDS encoding transposase, which translates to MKPIYDQAVRAEIRNRMSPPNRESVAEIARSTGITTQTLYNWRSQWQKEGQLVPATSKPPEQWGASDKLAAVIQAAGLSGPDLGAYCRERGLYPKQLARWRQAAEDANGPSAPTMTDHRDLQRKNQEQARQIRRLERELQKKEKALSEAATLLMLSKKLDQLWLQEEES; encoded by the coding sequence ATGAAACCGATTTATGACCAGGCCGTGCGGGCTGAGATCCGCAATCGCATGAGCCCGCCCAACCGAGAGAGCGTGGCCGAGATCGCTCGCTCCACCGGCATCACTACCCAGACCCTCTACAACTGGCGCAGTCAGTGGCAGAAAGAGGGCCAGCTGGTGCCGGCCACCAGCAAGCCGCCGGAGCAGTGGGGCGCATCCGACAAACTGGCCGCCGTGATCCAGGCCGCAGGCCTCAGCGGCCCCGATCTCGGCGCTTACTGCCGTGAGCGGGGCCTCTACCCCAAACAGCTTGCCCGCTGGCGCCAGGCCGCTGAGGATGCCAATGGCCCCAGCGCGCCGACCATGACCGACCACAGGGATCTACAGCGCAAAAACCAGGAGCAGGCACGCCAGATCCGGCGCCTTGAACGTGAGTTGCAGAAGAAGGAAAAAGCTCTTTCGGAGGCGGCAACATTGCTGATGCTGTCAAAAAAGCTCGATCAGCTTTGGCTGCAAGAAGAGGAGTCCTGA
- a CDS encoding transposase, whose product MSKRRTHSPEFKARVAMEAISGRKTIQEIAADHAIHPIQVSQWKRQLLDGASELFTRGKKTKDKEEGQAKEAELFQQIGRLQMELEWLKKKSQLL is encoded by the coding sequence ATGAGCAAGCGCCGCACCCACAGCCCCGAGTTCAAGGCCAGGGTCGCCATGGAGGCGATCAGTGGCCGCAAGACGATCCAGGAGATCGCCGCCGACCACGCCATCCACCCGATCCAGGTGAGCCAGTGGAAGCGGCAGCTCCTGGACGGTGCCAGCGAGCTCTTCACCCGAGGCAAGAAGACCAAGGACAAGGAGGAGGGGCAGGCCAAGGAGGCGGAGCTGTTCCAGCAGATCGGACGGCTGCAGATGGAGCTGGAGTGGCTCAAAAAAAAGTCTCAACTGCTCTGA
- a CDS encoding IS3 family transposase, translating into MARIDALYLEDPCSGSRRMVDYLAQDGIPISRDRVRNLMRRMGLRAIYQKPRTTVPGDPSVRFPCLVDLTQVTSVDQVWATDITYIGAYQQRCPLRVLI; encoded by the coding sequence ATGGCCAGGATCGATGCTCTCTACCTGGAGGATCCCTGCAGCGGCAGCCGCCGGATGGTGGACTATCTGGCCCAAGATGGTATCCCGATCAGCCGAGATCGAGTGCGAAACCTCATGCGGCGCATGGGATTACGGGCGATCTACCAGAAGCCCCGGACGACGGTTCCAGGTGATCCGTCCGTGCGGTTCCCCTGCCTGGTGGACCTCACGCAGGTCACGTCGGTGGATCAGGTCTGGGCGACCGACATCACCTACATCGGCGCCTATCAGCAAAGATGTCCGCTCAGGGTACTGATCTGA
- a CDS encoding IS3 family transposase — protein MIPSGDRGAIVALLQEGISRGLSAKAIADLFGLATRTLRRWGLMIRTQGFSCDQRKGASRHVMHRFSEEERQQVLSTVNDPRFADLTPGQIVAILAEEGVYVGSESTIYRIMRQEGLLNHRGRSRPPREPREPPVLEATGIHQVLAWDITLLPGPVKGQFYYLYMVMDVWSRRILGVEVHDRECGELAKHFFDRVCRDEGISSGSTTILHADNGAPMRSYTLAAKLAELGISLSFSRPRVSNDNAYVESWFRTMKYHQSYPVRRFRDLLSVRAWVDGFVDWYNAEHRHSGIKYVTPNQRHYGEADAICRVRQQTYEQARAQHPRRWARPPRDWAQPTVVRVNHPRPQDTVAA, from the coding sequence TTGATTCCGTCTGGCGATCGCGGTGCGATCGTCGCGCTTCTACAGGAAGGCATCAGTCGTGGCCTTTCGGCCAAGGCCATTGCTGATCTTTTCGGCCTGGCGACACGCACGCTGAGGCGATGGGGCTTGATGATTCGGACCCAGGGATTCAGCTGCGATCAACGCAAGGGAGCGTCCAGGCATGTCATGCATCGTTTCAGCGAGGAGGAGCGCCAACAGGTGTTGTCCACTGTCAACGATCCACGCTTTGCCGATCTCACGCCTGGTCAGATCGTGGCGATCCTTGCCGAGGAGGGAGTCTACGTGGGATCGGAGTCAACGATTTACCGCATCATGCGCCAGGAAGGCCTGTTAAATCATCGCGGCAGGAGCCGCCCACCGCGGGAGCCAAGAGAGCCACCCGTGCTGGAGGCAACGGGCATCCATCAAGTGCTGGCCTGGGATATCACCCTGTTGCCGGGGCCTGTGAAGGGTCAGTTCTACTACCTTTATATGGTGATGGATGTGTGGAGCCGGCGCATCCTTGGTGTTGAGGTGCACGATCGTGAATGCGGCGAACTGGCCAAGCACTTCTTTGATCGTGTCTGCCGTGATGAAGGGATCAGCTCGGGGTCGACCACGATCCTGCACGCCGATAACGGAGCACCCATGCGCTCCTACACCTTGGCCGCCAAGCTGGCCGAGCTCGGCATCTCCCTGTCATTCTCGCGGCCGCGGGTGAGCAATGACAACGCCTACGTTGAGTCATGGTTCCGAACCATGAAATATCACCAGAGCTATCCAGTGCGTCGTTTCCGGGATCTTCTCTCAGTGCGTGCCTGGGTCGATGGTTTTGTTGACTGGTACAACGCTGAGCATCGTCACAGCGGCATCAAGTATGTGACGCCCAATCAACGTCACTACGGAGAAGCTGACGCGATCTGCAGAGTCCGTCAGCAGACCTATGAGCAGGCGCGTGCGCAACATCCACGCCGCTGGGCCAGGCCACCTCGCGATTGGGCTCAGCCAACAGTCGTGCGGGTCAACCATCCCAGACCGCAGGACACTGTCGCTGCTTGA
- a CDS encoding transposase produces the protein MQPPYDAALREAVRLRMSPPNLESVAEIARDTGITAQTIYNWRSQWQKQGQLVPATNRPPEQWSAADKLAAVIQAAGLNGSELGSFCRERGLYPKQVARWRQAAEDANGPSAPSMADQRELQRKNQELVRRNRQLERELQKKEKALTEAATLLMLSKKFNQIFQPDEDP, from the coding sequence ATGCAACCGCCCTATGACGCCGCTCTGCGGGAAGCCGTCCGCCTGCGGATGAGCCCTCCGAACCTTGAGAGCGTGGCTGAGATCGCCCGCGACACCGGGATCACGGCGCAGACCATCTACAACTGGCGGAGCCAGTGGCAGAAGCAGGGCCAGCTGGTGCCTGCCACGAACCGGCCGCCGGAGCAGTGGAGCGCTGCCGACAAGCTGGCAGCCGTGATCCAGGCCGCAGGACTGAACGGAAGCGAGCTCGGGTCGTTCTGCAGGGAGCGGGGGCTGTACCCCAAGCAGGTTGCCCGTTGGCGCCAGGCCGCCGAGGATGCCAATGGCCCCAGCGCGCCGAGCATGGCTGATCAGCGGGAACTGCAACGCAAGAATCAGGAACTGGTCCGGCGGAATCGCCAGCTGGAGCGTGAATTGCAGAAGAAAGAAAAAGCACTGACAGAAGCGGCGACGTTGTTGATGCTCTCAAAAAAGTTCAACCAGATCTTTCAACCGGACGAGGATCCTTGA
- a CDS encoding IS3 family transposase, protein MRKLVDHDHPELSISRQCALLGLPRSTLYYRPTPVRVSTLRIMARIDALYLEDPCSGSRRMVDYLAQDGIPISRDRVRNLMRRMGLRAIYQKPRTTVPGDPSVRFPCLVDLTQVTSVDQVWATDITYIPLQKGFLYLVAIMDLHSRHVLSWRLSNSLDTKFCLEALEMALGGGRRPEIFHSDQGCQFTSADFVARLKGERIQISWSGRKRCYDNILVERLWRTVKYEEVYLRAYSDGWDAEISLARFLWRYCHVRPHSSLGGKTPHAVYTEAEPCSTRPGLTMSGAGTVQ, encoded by the coding sequence CTGCGCAAGCTGGTCGATCACGACCACCCCGAGCTCAGCATCAGCAGGCAGTGTGCGCTGCTGGGGCTGCCTCGATCCACGCTGTACTACCGGCCGACACCGGTCCGTGTATCGACGCTGCGGATCATGGCCAGGATCGATGCTCTCTACCTGGAGGATCCCTGCAGCGGCAGCCGCCGGATGGTGGACTATCTGGCCCAAGATGGTATCCCGATCAGCCGAGATCGAGTGCGAAACCTCATGCGGCGCATGGGATTACGGGCGATCTACCAGAAGCCCCGGACGACGGTTCCAGGTGATCCGTCCGTGCGGTTCCCCTGCCTGGTGGACCTCACGCAGGTCACGTCGGTGGATCAGGTCTGGGCGACCGACATCACCTACATCCCTCTGCAGAAAGGGTTCCTCTATCTGGTGGCGATCATGGATCTCCATTCCAGGCATGTGCTCAGCTGGAGGCTCTCCAACAGCCTTGACACGAAGTTCTGTCTGGAGGCCCTGGAGATGGCCTTGGGAGGCGGCCGTAGGCCAGAGATCTTCCACTCCGATCAAGGCTGTCAGTTCACGTCCGCTGACTTTGTGGCCAGACTCAAAGGGGAGCGGATCCAGATCAGCTGGTCCGGCAGAAAGCGGTGCTACGACAACATCCTTGTTGAACGGCTGTGGAGGACTGTCAAGTACGAGGAGGTCTACCTACGGGCATACAGCGATGGCTGGGACGCTGAAATCAGCCTGGCCCGCTTCCTGTGGCGGTATTGCCATGTAAGACCTCACAGTTCCCTTGGAGGCAAAACTCCCCACGCGGTCTACACTGAGGCCGAACCATGTTCCACCCGTCCTGGGTTAACGATGTCAGGGGCCGGAACTGTCCAATAA
- a CDS encoding IS66 family transposase: MTTPPAGISEADWAATPVGVKAGFLELVSQCQRQQQEIEQLRIQLTALATELAHLRERIGRSSRNSSKPPSSDGQGFKPPERRKGSGRKRGGQPGHPGSGPELLPIERVDEVVEHHPQACRRCGTLLQGQDPEPLRHQVIEIPPITPLVIEHRLHRLVCPCCTTSTCASLPAEVEVSHYGPRLSALVGLLGSAFPLSFSKTQALLDQLLGVQISRGAMATIRQRLSAALEQPMQEALAFARQQSVVYVDETGAPTGNADGGNPDGRRGWEWVMVTAMGVTVFLQSLSRSAAAAIDLLGNAFGGIVVSDRFSAYNHLPLEQRQLCWAHVIRDLTAIADRQGASGEIGAELLGLQQQLFAQWHRYKDGTIDWSTLQQGCRPIRQAFVGTLQRVVELGCQRGERTPWAKTVRTCHQLLQVSDGLWTFLEIEGIEPTNNAAERALRHSVIQRKISHGVQSRQGAICRSRLLTVTTSLRQQGRDIWQFLEQALIAHHRGGEMPSLLPNP, from the coding sequence ATGACCACCCCACCGGCCGGGATTTCAGAAGCCGATTGGGCCGCCACCCCGGTGGGAGTGAAGGCTGGATTTCTTGAGCTGGTCAGTCAGTGCCAGAGGCAGCAACAGGAGATCGAGCAGCTCCGCATCCAGCTCACCGCCCTGGCGACCGAACTGGCCCATCTGCGCGAGCGGATCGGCCGCAGCTCCCGCAATTCTTCCAAGCCTCCCTCCAGTGATGGCCAGGGGTTTAAGCCGCCCGAACGACGCAAGGGCAGTGGCCGCAAGCGCGGCGGCCAGCCGGGCCATCCCGGATCTGGGCCGGAGCTGCTGCCGATCGAGCGGGTGGATGAGGTGGTCGAGCACCACCCCCAGGCCTGCCGCCGCTGCGGCACGTTGCTACAGGGTCAGGATCCCGAGCCCTTGAGGCACCAGGTGATCGAGATTCCACCGATCACGCCTCTGGTGATCGAGCACCGGCTGCACCGCCTGGTCTGCCCCTGCTGTACCACCAGCACCTGTGCCTCGTTACCGGCGGAGGTGGAAGTAAGCCATTACGGTCCCCGGCTCAGTGCTCTGGTGGGTCTGCTGGGTAGTGCCTTCCCGTTGAGTTTCAGCAAGACCCAGGCGCTGCTGGATCAGCTGCTGGGGGTACAGATCAGCCGGGGAGCGATGGCCACTATCCGCCAGCGCTTGAGTGCAGCACTGGAGCAGCCCATGCAGGAGGCCCTTGCGTTTGCCCGTCAGCAGTCGGTGGTCTATGTCGATGAAACCGGTGCCCCCACCGGTAATGCCGATGGGGGCAACCCCGATGGCCGGCGCGGCTGGGAGTGGGTCATGGTGACCGCCATGGGGGTGACAGTGTTCTTGCAGAGCCTGAGCCGCTCGGCTGCCGCCGCGATCGACCTGCTCGGGAATGCCTTTGGCGGAATTGTGGTGAGCGACCGCTTCTCCGCCTACAACCATCTCCCGCTGGAGCAGCGCCAGCTGTGCTGGGCGCACGTGATCCGCGATCTCACTGCCATCGCTGACCGTCAGGGCGCCAGCGGTGAGATTGGAGCGGAGCTGCTGGGCCTGCAGCAGCAGCTGTTTGCCCAGTGGCACCGCTACAAAGACGGAACGATCGACTGGTCCACGTTGCAGCAGGGCTGTCGGCCGATCCGCCAGGCGTTTGTGGGCACGCTGCAGCGGGTTGTGGAGCTGGGCTGCCAGCGCGGCGAGCGAACGCCGTGGGCCAAGACGGTGCGTACCTGCCATCAGTTGCTGCAAGTGAGCGATGGCCTCTGGACCTTCCTGGAGATTGAAGGGATCGAGCCCACCAACAACGCAGCCGAGCGTGCCCTGCGCCATTCGGTGATTCAGCGCAAGATCAGCCATGGCGTCCAATCCCGCCAGGGTGCAATCTGCCGCAGCAGGTTGCTCACGGTCACCACCAGCCTGCGGCAACAGGGCCGTGATATCTGGCAGTTCCTGGAGCAGGCCTTGATCGCCCATCATCGCGGCGGTGAGATGCCATCGCTGTTGCCGAATCCCTGA
- a CDS encoding IS110 family transposase — protein sequence MGEPISAGKRRARLKVINPRSAGIDVGSRFHVVAVPVELDPNPVRKFSSFTKDLIALAEWLLAVGISTIAMESTGIYWVPLYEILSGKGIDVFLVNARHAKNVPGRKTDINDAQWLQQLHSYGLVRASFRPDQKITELRSYLRQRDQLVRYRSSHQQHIQKALMLMNLQLHHVVRDISGLTGRRIIDAILSGERDPERLASLRDRRCKESAATIAAALEGNYQDDHLFSLKIAVELFDTYSEKIRACELAAQSLMTELAGSDYQDPGSQPGDWKICGHGFAFNPTHLIQALSGHNLLRLPGLGPTTVLTLISECGLDMKRWPSAQHFVSWLGLSPQNRISGGKVLSSRTRQGTTRAGSAFWMAAVPLGRTNTALGAFQRRLAARAGKSKALIATARKLAILYYKTLRDGLVYQDPGAAAYQEESRDRQIRGLQRRAIALGFQLVASA from the coding sequence ATGGGAGAACCAATTTCAGCAGGCAAGCGCCGAGCTCGTCTGAAAGTCATTAACCCTCGTTCCGCTGGAATTGATGTCGGCAGTAGATTCCACGTTGTTGCTGTTCCTGTCGAGCTTGATCCGAATCCCGTCCGCAAGTTTTCAAGCTTCACAAAGGATCTAATCGCACTCGCCGAATGGCTGCTGGCAGTTGGAATTAGCACCATTGCCATGGAGTCCACTGGAATCTACTGGGTTCCGCTTTACGAGATTCTCTCTGGCAAAGGCATTGACGTCTTTCTTGTTAATGCCAGGCACGCCAAGAATGTTCCGGGCCGCAAGACGGATATCAACGATGCACAATGGCTTCAGCAGCTCCACAGCTACGGCCTGGTGAGAGCAAGCTTTCGTCCAGACCAAAAAATCACAGAACTACGCTCATATCTGCGGCAGCGTGATCAACTTGTTCGATACCGCTCGTCTCATCAGCAACACATCCAGAAGGCGCTGATGCTTATGAATCTTCAGCTTCATCATGTTGTCAGAGATATCAGCGGACTAACCGGTAGGCGAATCATCGATGCCATACTTTCAGGTGAGAGGGACCCCGAAAGACTCGCTTCTCTCCGAGACAGACGCTGCAAGGAGAGCGCGGCAACAATTGCGGCTGCTCTTGAGGGGAACTACCAAGACGATCACTTGTTCTCTTTGAAGATCGCAGTTGAGCTCTTTGACACCTATTCAGAGAAGATCAGGGCCTGCGAGCTTGCGGCACAATCATTGATGACAGAGCTTGCCGGCTCGGACTATCAAGATCCAGGCAGTCAACCTGGGGATTGGAAGATATGCGGACATGGCTTTGCATTTAACCCAACCCACCTAATTCAAGCCTTGTCAGGCCACAATCTTCTAAGGCTTCCGGGATTAGGACCAACAACAGTTCTCACGCTCATTAGTGAGTGTGGGTTGGACATGAAGCGCTGGCCCAGTGCCCAGCATTTTGTGTCATGGCTGGGACTCAGTCCTCAGAACAGGATCTCAGGGGGAAAGGTACTTTCTTCACGAACACGACAGGGCACTACGCGAGCAGGTAGTGCCTTTTGGATGGCTGCCGTACCGCTGGGAAGAACGAATACTGCACTGGGTGCTTTTCAACGTCGTCTGGCAGCACGTGCCGGAAAGAGTAAAGCATTAATTGCTACTGCCCGAAAGCTTGCCATTCTTTACTACAAGACGCTCCGTGATGGTTTGGTATATCAGGATCCCGGTGCTGCCGCATATCAGGAGGAATCAAGGGATCGTCAGATTCGTGGTCTCCAGCGACGCGCCATTGCCCTTGGTTTTCAACTTGTTGCCTCTGCTTGA